Proteins encoded by one window of Sulfurospirillum barnesii SES-3:
- a CDS encoding uroporphyrinogen-III synthase, with protein MPLFEIVFTSSSPRLEEVDAIIFTSKNSVKALELCGVYWQDKACYAIGEGTAAAIRACGGNLLFTCKHSYGDLFAHELIPLLKDKRVFFPRAKEVISPLFEILHSAGVTIFQEIMYETLCRHYAPVYAPAKNAILIFTSPSTVHCFLKNFSWDESYRTIVIGTKTAAVLPLHVKPIIAEVQTIAHCVALAKAL; from the coding sequence TTGCCTCTATTTGAAATCGTTTTTACCTCCTCATCCCCTAGGCTTGAAGAGGTTGATGCGATTATTTTTACCTCCAAAAATAGTGTCAAAGCACTTGAACTGTGTGGCGTATATTGGCAAGATAAAGCGTGTTATGCCATAGGGGAGGGAACAGCTGCTGCCATACGTGCCTGCGGCGGCAATCTTCTCTTTACATGTAAACACTCCTATGGTGATCTTTTTGCGCACGAACTGATTCCTTTATTGAAAGATAAACGTGTTTTTTTCCCACGTGCCAAAGAGGTTATTTCGCCTTTATTTGAAATTTTACACTCAGCAGGTGTCACTATTTTTCAAGAAATTATGTATGAAACACTCTGTAGACACTATGCCCCTGTTTATGCACCTGCTAAAAATGCTATTCTTATCTTCACATCTCCCTCAACAGTCCATTGCTTTTTAAAGAATTTTTCATGGGATGAGAGTTATCGTACTATCGTGATTGGTACAAAAACAGCAGCGGTTTTACCCTTACATGTAAAACCTATCATTGCCGAAGTGCAAACGATAGCGCATTGCGTTGCATTGGCAAAAGCTCTTTAG